The window AGGGCGAGTTTGAGGTCGCTGTGAACATCTGGGGTGTTGAAGTCATCTTCTCCCCCCGCGCCTACACGTACACGTACCGTAGGCACCCGCTCCAGAGGGTCGAGCTGGAGGAGTACCCGTGGCCGGAACTGGACGAGGAGGAGACGCAGCGCCTCGTCTCCCACGCCAGGAGGGTGTACGGCGACTACCTGCTAGTGGCAGGTGTCGAGCACCTCTGGGAGAACGCGTGGCAGCTCACGGGCTTCAACGAAGCCTTCCGAATGATGCTGAGGGACCCGGCGAAGTTCGAGAGGATTCTCGACGGTATCGACAGGATCAGGGTGGAGGAGGCCAAGTTGCTATGCGACCTGGGCGTGGATGTGATCTACGACGGGGACGACGTAGGCATGCAGAAGGGCATGATGATGAGCCCCCAGCTCTGGCGCCGCTACTTCAAGCCCCGCTACAAAAGGCTGATCGACGAGGTCCACCGGCGGGGGGCCTTCTTCATGTTCCACAGCGACGGGTGGATCGAGCCGATCATCCCCGACCTGGTCGAAATCGGTGTTGACATCCTCAACCCCGTCCAGCCGGAGTGCATGGATCCCTACAGGGTCAAGGAGCTCTACGGCGATGAACTCGCTCTGCATGGA is drawn from Thermofilaceae archaeon and contains these coding sequences:
- a CDS encoding uroporphyrinogen decarboxylase family protein, translating into GEFEVAVNIWGVEVIFSPRAYTYTYRRHPLQRVELEEYPWPELDEEETQRLVSHARRVYGDYLLVAGVEHLWENAWQLTGFNEAFRMMLRDPAKFERILDGIDRIRVEEAKLLCDLGVDVIYDGDDVGMQKGMMMSPQLWRRYFKPRYKRLIDEVHRRGAFFMFHSDGWIEPIIPDLVEIGVDILNPVQPECMDPYRVKELYGDELALHGTVSVQTTLLFATPLEVEELVRERVSRLGPEGFILAPTHAIQPGTPVDNVLAMYRAALRYGRYR